In the genome of Populus nigra chromosome 9, ddPopNigr1.1, whole genome shotgun sequence, one region contains:
- the LOC133703207 gene encoding WAT1-related protein At4g08290-like isoform X1 — MAVILWMEKVKTASPRGRAKMLDTAICISGSLFFTFWKGGYLFKSFENRALINIYSTKGSAGEYRHAKENWIKGSALIHVAWSAWLILQAVAYKVYPASLSLNTLIFASSNASIQSSFLALFFARNPAIWKLDWNVQLLTTIYYEVVNSALVYYPQTWCISHKGPVFAANV, encoded by the exons ATGGCAGTTATACTCTG GATGGAGAAAGTGAAGACTGCAAGCCCTAGAGGACGGGCTAAAATGTTGGACACGGCTATTTGCATAAGTGGCTCACTGTTTTTTACCTTCTGGAAAGGAGGATATctgtttaaaagttttgagaacAGAGCATTGATAAACATCTATAGCACCAAAGGTTCTGCTGGTGAGTACAGGCATGCTAAAGAAAACTGGATTAAAGGTTCTGCACTTATTCATGTTGCGTGGAGTGCATGGTTAATTCTCCAG GCTGTAGCTTACAAAGTATATCCAGCTAGTTTATCACTGAACACTTTGATTTTTGCTTCTTCGAATGCATCAATCCAATCTTCTTTTCTTGCGCTGTTTTTTGCAAGAAATCCTGCAATATGGAAGTTGGATTGGAATGTGCAGCTCCTGACCACTATATACTAT GAAGTTGTGAACTCAGCATTAGTCTACTACCCGCAAACCTGGTGTATTAGTCACAAGGGGCCAGTTTTTGCAGCTAATGTTTAG
- the LOC133703207 gene encoding WAT1-related protein At4g08290-like isoform X2, translated as MEKVKTASPRGRAKMLDTAICISGSLFFTFWKGGYLFKSFENRALINIYSTKGSAGEYRHAKENWIKGSALIHVAWSAWLILQAVAYKVYPASLSLNTLIFASSNASIQSSFLALFFARNPAIWKLDWNVQLLTTIYYEVVNSALVYYPQTWCISHKGPVFAANV; from the exons ATGGAGAAAGTGAAGACTGCAAGCCCTAGAGGACGGGCTAAAATGTTGGACACGGCTATTTGCATAAGTGGCTCACTGTTTTTTACCTTCTGGAAAGGAGGATATctgtttaaaagttttgagaacAGAGCATTGATAAACATCTATAGCACCAAAGGTTCTGCTGGTGAGTACAGGCATGCTAAAGAAAACTGGATTAAAGGTTCTGCACTTATTCATGTTGCGTGGAGTGCATGGTTAATTCTCCAG GCTGTAGCTTACAAAGTATATCCAGCTAGTTTATCACTGAACACTTTGATTTTTGCTTCTTCGAATGCATCAATCCAATCTTCTTTTCTTGCGCTGTTTTTTGCAAGAAATCCTGCAATATGGAAGTTGGATTGGAATGTGCAGCTCCTGACCACTATATACTAT GAAGTTGTGAACTCAGCATTAGTCTACTACCCGCAAACCTGGTGTATTAGTCACAAGGGGCCAGTTTTTGCAGCTAATGTTTAG